Part of the Fibrobacterota bacterium genome, AATGCTTTTACGACGATCAACGCGGGATGCGGCGGCCCTATGGTTACAGCTATTGCGATATCGGCTCGATCGAAGCCGGCGGCGTGCCGTAACGAGAGCCGGAACTCCAGGAAAAATCCTATCCGAGCTGGGCCTTCGCGGCCCGGCTCCAAGGCGGGCCCCACTTGACGGCCCGCCTTCGGCGTTTCGCAAAGATTGAGCCGGTTTTGTATCTTGATCCGCCTACCGGATTGATAGGTTCAATTTGATGAGAACGCCCTACGCCTTGGCCTTCCTGGGCCTGGCCCTTTTGTCCGCCTGCTTGTCCGCCTGCAAAAAGCAGGAATCCAAGTCCGTGGTCTTAGCCCAGGTCGGCAAATCCACCCTGACCCTGGATGATTTGCGCGAAAGCTTCCCCGCTGAATTCGAGCAGCTGATCCGCCGCGAGCAGTACCTCGACTTCATCAAGCGCTGGATCGACGACGAAGCCGTCTACCAACAAGCCAAGCAGTCCAAGCTGGAGTCGGACCCCGTCGTGGCCCGCAAGCTGGAGAAGATGCGCCGGAAACTGCTCATCGAGGAATTCCTGGCCCATGAGAACGCCGGCGAAGTGTTCGAGCCGGACGATATGGCCATGAACCAGTACTACGAGATGCACAAAGAGGATTTCCGCCGCAAGGTGCCGGAGTACAAATATGCCCACATCCGCGCCCAGACCAACAAGCAAGCGTCTGAGCTGAGGTCCAAGGCGCAACGTTCCGACTTCCTCGCGGTGGCCGGCGCCAACTCCCTCGACCCCGCCCCGGAATCCTACGCTTCCATCGCCTTCAAGAAGTTGAGCGAAGTCCCGCCTTGCCTGGCCCAAGAGCTCGAGAAGGCCGGTATCGGAGGCGTGAGCCTGCCGGTGGCATGCTCCGACGGTTTCTATTTGGTGAAAGTCCTGGAGAAGCAGGACGCGGGAAGCCTCATCGCCTTCCCGGAAGCCAAGGAGGAGATCAGCGGCATCCTCATCCTGGAGCGCAAGGACAAGCTGCAGGAAGGCCGAATCGCCAAGTACAAGGAAGGCCTGGCGGTGAGCTACAACCTCGACAATATCCCCGGGCTCTCCGATAACGGCGATGTCGCTTCGGGTCCGGCTGCCCAGGCCGCCGCGGCTCCGGCTCCCGTCGCGGCCCATGCGAGTGGCCCCTCCCCCGCCTCCAACTCCCGTCCCGTCGCGGCCGCTGCCGCATCGCGGCCCGTTCCGGCCGCCGCTTCCCGCCCCGTCGCCGCTCCGGCCGTACCCAAGGCCCCGGCTTCCCCTTCCGTTGCGGTGGCCCCCGTTGCCGCATCGCCTTCGCCGGCCCATGTCGCGGCCTCGCCTTCGGCTCCGACTACGAACATGGGGGCGCAAGCCCCCGCCGCAGCCGCTCCCGCTGCCCCAGTGAACCCCGCGCTTCCGCGCGAACCGTGGGACCCGGTCCCCGCCGCGCCTCCCGCCAAACCGAAGTCCACCAAGAAACATGCCCGTCCGGCCGCCCCGGCCGCGACGGCTCCCGATAGCGGAGCGGCCGTAAACGCCACCTCGCAGAAAACCGAGAATGCCGATGCGCCAGATACGATTCCTTCGCATTAAATCCCTTTGCGCCGCCCTCGCGGTCGCGGCGATCGCCGCGGCGATGCCCGCATCCGCCACCCGCCAACCCTACGACGGGGTCGTGGCCCTGGTGGACGATCAAATCATCCTGCTTTCCGAGCTGGAGGAAATGCGCATGGTCACGGCCGCCCAGACGCCGGGACTGCAGAAGGCGCCGGCAGACCTGCTGCGCAAGGAATTGCTCGAGAAGCTCATCGACGATAAGGTGGTGCTGGTCAAGGCCAAGCAGGATACCACCATCAAGGTTTCGGAGCGGGACATCTCGCCGCGCGTGGAAGAGGCCATCTCCCGTTACGTGGATCAGCAAGGCGGCGAGAAGAAGTTCGAGACCCTGCTCAAGCAGACCAACGGGATGAGCCTGGCGCAATTCCGGGCACGCCTCACCCAGCAATACCTGGATCAATCCTTCCGCCAGAAGTTGCAGTACAAATACGTAGGCGAGCACGACCCGTCCAACCAGCAGGTGAAGGAGTTTTACGATCGGTACAAGGACAGCCTGCCTTTGCAGCAAAACGGGCTGCGGCTTTCGCATATCCAAGTCAAGATCAACCCCAGCCCGGTCCTCGAGAAGGCCGCCTACCTGAAGGCCGATTCCCTGATCAAGCGGCTGGACAAGGGCGAAGCCTTCGCCGATCTGGCCAAGGCCAAGTCGGACGATGCCTCGGGCAAGGACGGCGGCGATCTCGGTTATACCAAACGCGGCACTCTCGATCCCGACTTCGAGCGCGCCGCCTTCGGCCTCGACGCGGGCGACTATACCAAGGTCCCGGTGCGCACCCGCTTCGGATACCACATCATCAAGGTGACCGGCAAGAAGGATGATCAGATCCGTTGCTCGCACATCCTGGTGCGCCTGGTTCCCGAATCGGGCGATAGCGCCCGCGCGCTCAAGTACATGGATTCGCTGCGGACCGTGGCCTTGCAAAAGAACTCATTCGCGGAACTCGCTTCCAAGATCTCGGAGGACAAGAAGACCAAGGATCATGGCGGCAGCCTCGGCTGGTTCACCCGCGATCGGCTCGACCCGCGCTACCTGCAAGCCGTGGATTCGCTCAAGGTGGGCGGGATCAGCGCGCCGGTGGCCATCGGCGACAGTTATCATCTCTTCCGCCTGGACGGCGTGGCGCCCGAACGGAAGATGACCCTGGATGAGGACTGGGCCGACATCAGCCAATACGCCCGCAACTGGTACATGGGCCAGAAGCTTTCCGGCTTCGTGAAGAAATGGCGCGAGACCGTGCACATCGAAAACCGCCTGGCCCAATTCAAGAACTTGCCCGACGCCGCGGAGGGCATGGAGGACGCCGGCTCCGGCTCGTCCCAGGATTGAATCCGGTATGCGGGACGAGACCTCGTACCGGACCATCGCCCCTTACTACGATTGGATCATGGCCCACGTCGATTACGACGCCTGGGGCCGTTATCTGACGCGTTTGTGGAAGAAGGGCGGCCTGGACCCGCGCGCGGTCCTGGAGCTGGCCGCGGGCACCTGCCCCTTCTCCCGCCGCGACGTCTTCCCTCCCGCCGCCCAGGTCGTCTATACCGACCTCTCCCCCTTCATGCTCTCGCGCGCGCCCATCCTGTCGCCGGATTTGCGCGTAGCCGCCAACGCCCTGGCGCTTCCTTTCAAGGGCCCTTTCGATCTCTGCCTCATGATTTACGACGCCTTCAATTACCTGATGGAAGAGAAGGACGCGCTCCGATGCCTGCGCGAGGCCCACCGGGTGCTGCGCCCGGGCGGTCTGTTCCTGTTCGACGTGACCACCGCGGCCAACTCCAAGCGCCATTTCGATCATGCGGTGGATTTCGGCGAGATGGAAGGTTGCACCTACTACCGGGAAAGCCATTTCGATCGCGAGGCGCGCATCCAGGGGAACGATTTCGTGTTCTTCGTGGATGCGGGCCAAGGCCTGTTCCGTAAGGTCAAGGAGAGCCACCAGCAACGCATTTACGCCGTGGGCACGCTCAAGGCGATGGCCCGCGAGGCGGGATTCGTAGTCGAAGGCGTATACGAGGGCTTCACCTTCCGGCCGGCGCGCGAGACCTCGGAACGCATCCATTTCATGCTGCGGCGGCCCGCATGACCATGATCTCGTTCATCCACGTTTCCAAGAGCTACGAGAAGGATTGGAAGGCCTTGGCTGACTTGCATTTCCGCCTGGACCGGGGCGAGTTCGTGTTCCTGACCGGGCCCAGCGGCGCGGGCAAGACCACGGTGCTGAAGCTCATTTACATGGACGAGAAGCCTGACGTGGGCGAGGTACTGATCTCTTTCAACAAGGATCTCGCGTACCGTTCCACGGAAACCTCCATGTCCAAGATCCAGCTGTTGCGCCGGCGCCTGGGCATCGTCTTCCAGGATTTCAAGTTGTTGCCCGATCGCAACGTCTTCGAGAACGTGGCTTTCGCCTTGCGCGTGGCGGGCTACTCCAACAAGCGCATCAAGCAGCGCGTCTACGAGGTCTTGACGCTGACCGGCATCTCCCATAAGGCGCGCAACCTCCCGCATCAGCTTTCCGGCGGCGAACAGCAGCGCGTCTCCATCGCGAGGGCCATGGCCAACGAGCCCTATATCGTTCTGGCCGATGAGCCGACGGGCAATCTCGATCCCCAAACTTCCAAGGAGATTGTCAAAATCTTCCAAAACATCAACGCGTCCGGAACTGCCGTATTGATGGCGACCCACGATTACGGGCTTATCAATAGCCTACCCTACCGGCGCCTGATGCTGAATCGGGGCGCATTGGTCAATCGGGATTTCATTTAGCCTTCCTAGTAAGCCTCTCCCCAGGTCCCGCATCGGGGCCCGCCTGAGGGATTAAATCCTCCTCAATTCCGTCTTGCCTCCCCTTACAATATGGGCATTCGAGGAAAAATGAGATGGATAAACCGTTCTCCGCCGACAATAGCCCTTTCCTGACGCCCTACTCCCCGCCCGGCGATTCCGTCGCTCCGGGGATAAAACCTTTTAAGGCCATGGATTTGGCGCCGCTATCGGCGGCGCCCTCGGCTCCAGTCCCGGCTTCGCGCTCGACCCAGAGCGCGCCGCGCCTTAACGCCCCGCCGCAAGCGAGCCCATTCCTGGAGAGGGATCCCGCGAAGGCCTTTCCCGGCCTGGCCGCGGCGGCGCCTGCCACGGTTCCGGTTCCGGCTCTTGCTTCCGCTTCGAGCGATTTTCCCCTCGCTCCCAAACCCGCGCCCGATTTCATTCCGGTGGCGGTCCCGGCAGCGCCCCTGTTGATCGCCGCCGAGCCGGCCCCGTTCCCAAGCCAACTCTCCCCTGCGCCGCAAGCCGACGTCGCCGCCTTGCGGGCCTCCGCGACCCCTCGTCGGGGCACGGGGACCGAAGCTTATCCGAAATCGGCGCTAAGCATGACCGATGCCGATGCGGCCCCGGAAGCGCCCAACTTCCTTCTAACCACCGGCCCGAACGTGGAAGGCCGCCGCATCAAGTCGTATCTGGGCGTGGTGTCGGTGGAAATCGTGATCCCCAAGGACGTTCTGTTCCGCAATCCTGCGCCTTACGGTGAACTGCAACGCATGAAGGCCGCGGAAGAGCACTTGCAACGCGTGAAGCAGAAGGCTTTCGAAGAGCTGGTGGCGAAAGCGCGCGCGCTGGGCGCCAACGGGGTGGTCGGCGCTACGCTGCAATTCTCCCAGTTCGATGCGATGGTTTTTCTATGCGCGGCTATTGGTACTGCGGTGAAGATCGAGTGAGGTCCGCTGCGCCGGTCCGGGGGAGTCGGTTGCTCCTCGGATAAGGCGGGGGGTGCCTGCGGTTTCGGTCGTTCCGCCCGCTTTGCGCCGCGGCGTCCGCGAATCCTGGGCCGGGTCCTTGAGCGGAATCGCGGACTGCCCGTACTTCGAATCCTTACGCGGCGCAAAGCGGGCGCCGCCTTAACTCGTCGCAACCGCCTCCCCCGGCCCGTCGCGTGGGCCTCCCTCTTCTTTGCGCGCCCCTAGAGCCTCGCGACAATGACGGGGTGCCAGGTATGTGCATCGTGGCGTCTGCTCCCGTGGTTTTGGGGAAAGATGGGGTCTTAGGAAAGAGGATGGTCTCGGGTCGGAAAAGATAGATGGGGTCGACTGGAAGGCTTTGGGGGTTGCGCCGCGGGGGGACTACGCGCGGCGCGGTGGGGCGGAGGGTTTGGCGAGTTTTATAGATTTCAACGAATATGGATACCCTTGTTTTGGCTCCGGCCCGGGTGGCGCGGGGGAGCGTGCGGCCGCCTGGTTCCAAGAGCATCGGCAATCGCGTGCTGCCTTTGGCGGCCCTGGCCGGCGGCGTGACGCGGCTGGGGAATCTTCCGGATGGCGAGGACGTGGAATTGATGAGGGCGGCCCTGCTTCGGCTGGGCGTTCCCATGCGGGAAGACGGGGGTAACCTTGAAGTTACGGGCTGCGGCGGGCCTATCCGGTCGACGGCCCCGGTGGAATTGTTCCTGGGGAATTCGGGGACCGCGACGCGGTTCCTGACGGCGCTTTTGGCCGCGGGCCGGGGGACGTTCACGGTGGACGGGGTGGCGCGCATGCGCGAGCGGCCCATCCGCGATTTGGTCGAGGCGCTGCGGCCCTTGTCGGGCGCGACGCGCATCGCCTACACGGGCGCGGAAGGCTTCCCGCCGCTCCGGATCGATGCGCAAGGGCTGGCGGGCGGGACAACGCGCATCAAGGGCGACGTGTCGAGCCAATTCCTGACGGGCCTGTTGATGACCCTTCCGCTGTGCCAGGGCCCGGTGGAAGTGGAGGTGGAAGGCGCGCTGGTCTCGGCGCCGTATGTGGATCTCACCTTGCGCATCATGGAAACCTTCGGTGTCACGGTTATCAACGATCGCTTCCGGCGCTTTTCGCATCCCGGGTCGCGCGCGTATGTATCGCCGGGCCGGTATGAGGTGGAACCGGATGCTTCTTCGGCCTCCTATTTCCTGGCCGCCGGCGCCATCGCCGGGGGGCCGGTGGAGGTGAGGGGCATCGGGAAGGACAGCTTACAGGGCGAGGCGCGCTTCGCTACCATGTTGGAACGCATGGGGGCCAAGGTCGAGTATGGCCGCGACTTCATCCGCGTCGCCGGCGCCCCACTCAAGGGCATCGACGCCGATATGGACTTGATGTCGGATACGGGCATGACCTTGGCGGTGGCGGCCTTGTTCGCGCAAGGGCCCACCCTGATCCGCAACATCGGCAACTGGCGCGTGAAAGAGACCGATCGCATCCGGGCCATGGCGACCGAGCTGCGCAAGGTCGGGGCGATCGCCGAGGAAGGCCCGGATTGGCTGCGGATCGAACCGCCCGCGACCTTGCGCGGAGCCGAGATCGACACCTACCAAGATCATCGCATGGCCATGTGCTTCTCCCTGGTTTCCCTGGGCGGCGTTCCTGTTACCATCCGCGATCCGGGATGCGTCCGCAAGACCTATCCAGGTTATTTCGAAGCCTTCCGGGCTCTCACGGCGGCTTGAGCCGGCCCCGGATTCCCCGGTTTCCCCACCGGCGTAACCGGCGCGTAATTCTCACCAATTTGTATAGTTATCTCCGAATCTGCCGCGGGGGAGTCCTCATGCCAGTAATGATATTCCGCCGAAGCCGCGCCCTGGGGTTGCTTCTGGCCTGCCGACTCATCTCGGCTTGCGGGGAAGTGGATCCCGAAAAAGGACCAGGGGGGGACTTCAATCCCCTCCCGGACTCCGCCGAATACGTGTACGCCAAGGAGTTCCGTTATTCCTCCGGCATGACCCCGGGATGGAGTTGCATCGATACCGTGCGGAGAAATCCCGTGGCGGAGGCCGCATCCCCGGGGCGTCGCCGCTTCTTGGACAGCAATACCATCCACTGCGCCGTGGTCGGGTACAGCCAGGAGATTGCCGGCGTGATCGACACGATCCGGGAAGAGATAGCCTCTCTCGATACCATATCCTTTTCTGAAACCCCAGTCAGCTTGACCATGACCGACGCGGACGCTTTCCTGAACGTGGCTCTCCCATCGGGAGTAATGCGCCAATATCCTGATGGACTCAGGCGGAGTTCGCGATTGATAACCGAAGCGACCGTTTCATTCCCGAAGAGCGGTTTTCCCGTCGTGCAAACGCCCTACAGCCAGGATGCGGCCCAGGATTGCGGATACGTCGAGGTCGGCCGGACCTCGCCCTGCCGGAAATTGATTTCATCCGATTTCCGGTATCAATCAGAGGTACTTGCCTTCCTGCAGGGTACGGGTTTCATTTCCCTCCAATCCAGTGATTACGCCGCGCCCCTCGGGACGGGCTCCCAAGAAACGGGTTCCATCCGCCTCCTTTACCGTGTCCTGCACGGGGACACTCTTTGGTACAAAGGCAACGTATCCCCCTAATCGCATCCAGCGCCCGTTTTTGTTAATTTCCTGGAACCGATGGAAAGCCTTATTGCCGCGGAGCGGGACGCATGAAGGCCCTCGCATTCGGTCTCCTATTCGCATTCGCCGCCTCGGATACCTCCAAGGCGGATTCGGCCGGTAAAGCCGCGCCGGCCCCCAAAACCGGTACGACCGCGGAGGCCAAGGCCCAAACCCCGGCGAAGCCCGCCCCCGTAGGCGCCGGTAACCCCGCCGCTACCCACACGCCCGAGTCCACCACGCCCTCGGAGGCCGCCACCTTGGGCGCGCCCAACGCGCCGGCCCAATCCGCCCTCACGCCGGTGGCCCATAATTATGTCACCCAGGTCTCCCCCTTCCTCAAGAAGGATTTGGAAGCGGTCTACCAGCGCAGCCACGTACACGGGAAGCTGGGCTTCAGCGTGTATTCCACCCGCTACCAGCGCTTCGAGGCGCAGCTCAACGATACCGATTGGTTCACGCCCGCGTCCTGCCTCAAGCTCATCGTCACTTCGGCGGCCCTGGATACCTTCCCCATCAACTATTTCCCGGCCACCATCATGGACGTACTGGGCTCGGTCCAGAACCGCACCCTTACGGGCAAGGTGCGCATCTCGGGCCAGGGGGATCCCAACATCTCGGACCGGTTTTTCCCGGACGCCATGAGCCCGTTGGAACCCTTCCTGGATACCCTCAAGGCGATGGGCATCGATACGGTGCGCGGGATGGTGGAGGTGACCGATACCTTCTTCACCGGGCCGCATCGTCCCGAGGCCTGGAAGCAGCATCATTTCAATACCTGGTACGGAGCCGAGGTTTCGGCGATGTCCTACAACGACAATACCTTCGTGCTCAAGGTGGGACCGGGCGCCAAACCCAACGATCCCGCCGTGGTCACCGTGACTCCCGACGTGGGCTACGTCCGCATCGTGAACAAGGCCAAGACCGTGGCCGGGGGCAAGCGCCGTATCGTACCCGCGCAGAATCCCGACTCCACCGTGGTGACCTTGAGCGGCCATATCGGGACGCGGGCCGAGGGATTCCAGATGATCCTGCCCGTACGCAACCCCACCGCCTATTTCCGGGCCTCCATCCTCAAGGCCATGGCCCTACGCGGCATGATCGTAAAGCCCGAAAGCGTGGCGGCCAACGTCCCCTTGGCCAAATCCTTCCGCTTCGTCACCGCGCCCTTGACCGACGTGGTCGAGGAGATCAACCAACGCAGCCAGAACCTCCATGCCGAACTGACCCTGCGCCAACTCGGCAAGTTCGTGAATCATGACGGCTCGTCGGCGGGGGGCATCCGCGCCGAGAAGGCCTTCCTGGCCCGGCAAGGGCTCGACACCAATGATTTCAAGCTCTTCGACGGTTGCGGCCTCTCGTCCAGCAATAAGATCAAGCCGCGCGGGATGGCGACCTTGCTGGCGAAGATGGCGCGCCATCGCTACGTGGCCGATTACATCGCCTCTCTGGCTTCCCCCGGTCTGGACGGCGCCACGGGCAAGCGCCTTCGCCCTTACATGCAGACCCATTTGATCCGCTATAAGACCGGTTCCATCAGCGGCGTGCAGGGCTTGTGCGGATTCGCCTTCGGCATCGACGGCGATACCCTCGCGTCCGCCCTGTTCATCAACGATTTCCGCGGATCGCCCGAATCGGCCTCGCGCCTGATGGACTCGCTGCTCGTCCACGTGGCCCTCTTCTACAACAAGGAACGGCCCGCCCTGATCGAAGCCCATCGCCTATTGAGCCGGCCGGATGCCCCCGCGGCCTATTTCGATCGGCTGAAATTCTTCAGCGGCGCCCTGATGGATCGGCCCTATTTCCTGGGGCCCACGGGCGAAGGCCGCTTCGGCCGCATCGATCCGTCCCCGCTCATCGATCTCGGCCGCTTCGATTGCGTGACCTTGATCGAAAGTTCCATGGCCCTCGCGCTCGCAGCGCAGCCGCGCGACGTATTGCCTCGCATCCTCGCCTTGCGTTACGGGTCGGACACCGTCGATTATCCCACCCGCAACCATTACTTCGTGGAAGACTGGCTGAAGCACAACGCATCTTTCGTGAAGGTGGCCCGCTTCCCGGGCGACAGCCTGCTCCATAAGGCCATCGATAAGAAGAAATTCTTCGCGGCCAAGAAACTGCCCTACCCCCAAGCCAACCCGGTGGCCGAAATCGCCTACATGCCTTATGCCAAGGCCTTGGACATGATGTCGCACTGGACCTTCGGGGAGAAATTCCTGGGCGTGGCTTTCGTGACCGACATTCCCGGCCTGGACGTGACCCATACCGGCTTCCTGCTAGCCGATGGCAAGAATCCGCCCATCCTCCGCAACGCCAGCCTGATTCTCCATAAAGTGGCCGATATGCCTTTCAAGGAATACCTGGAAGGGCGCAAAGGCAAATGCGCCGGAGTGCTTTTCTTCGAATTCCTGCCCCCGCCCACCTAAGAGCCCCGAACTTAATGGGTACTCGGCTGCGGCCGGCTGCGCGGCCCGGGGACTGCGTCAGACTCAGTCGCGATATTTTCCAAATATCGCTCCATCGTCTTCCTTGTCCGCGGGCCGCTCGCTCGGCCTCGCTACTTCGCCCCCATTAAGTTCGGGGCTCTAAGCGGCGTTTCTTATCTTTTCCCCAATGGGCGATTCGAAGGACAAGCTCCACCCCGAGGCGCACGGCCTCTATTCCGACTTCCTCAAGAAGAACAAGATGTTCTTCACGAAGGAGCGTACCCGCCTGTTGGATTTCATCCTCGGGCAGGAAGGCCATTTCAGCGCCGACGAATTGCTCTTCGGCATGCAAAAAGCCGACCTGAAGGTCTCGCGCGCCACCCTGTACCGGTCCCTAAGCCAATTGGTGGAAGCCGGCATCCTTTCCGAATCGGATTTCGGGCACGGCCATACCCATTACGAGATCGCCCTGGGATCAAAACCGCACGTCCACCTCATCTGCACCGACTCCGGGGACGTACGGGAAGTGTATTCGCAGAAGCTCGAGGATGCGCTGAACGATCTGGCCCGCAAGGAAGGCTTCAAGATCAAACGCTACAAGATCCAGGTTTTCGGCGTTTCCAAGGCATCACGCAAGGATTCCGCCAAATCCTGACGCCATTCTGCCTTTAGGGTGGCCCCAGCCATTTACCGGCGGTAAACACTTTCTTCCTCCCTAACCCTGCGTAGCCCGCAAAAGCGGGCTATGTTTTCCGATGCGCCCTTAGCCATACGCCCCTTTACCCGGGGGGCGCCGGGGGGGCGCACTGGGGAGCGGACGGACGAAGGCAGAGGTTTAGGCCACTGCGGATTCGTTCGCCCGCAGAAGCTGCTCCCGCGAGGGAGCAGCTTTCTTTTTACCCCCTCATCCCCTTCCCGACCGGACCACCCGCCTCGATCAACAATCGCGCGTTTTCGGAACATGGGGCGCGGACGCGGGAATCGAACTATGTTTTATGGTCAGCATGGCCCAAGCCCGAGGCCGGCGATGGCGGATGGATCGATGCCGAAGACGCAACCGAGATATCGGAGGTAAACGCGATGCAGCCCCTCACCTTCGCCATGCTATTGATGTCCTTCTCGCTCGCGTTGGGCCAACCGTCGCGGAATTCGGGTCCCTTCCCGGCGGCAAGCTGGGATTCGTATCCCTTGCGGGAACCCCTTCCGGCCCGATCCGTCTTCACCGATGGGCGAACCTTGTTCGTCGGCGGCGATGATAGCTTGCGGGCCTCCAGCGATGGCGGAGAAAACTGGCACACGCTTTCCTCCTTGCCTGGGAATGGAACGATCACCGCGATCTGGGCGGGCGAAGGGCTCATGCTCGCGGCCCGTTCCCATGCCATCTATCGTTCCCCCGATTCCGCGGCGACCTGGAGCAAGGCAGGGGGCGATTCAGTCATCGATGACGGGCTTCGCTTCCTCGCATGGAAGGATACCCTCGTGATGCTCACCTCCCGCTTCTGGACCTATACCCGCATGTACTCCGTCGATTCGGGTCGCACATGGATCGCGGGAGGCAATTGGGGCGAAGATCCGGGATCGATCCCGAATTTTCTCGGATCCGATCCCTTGGGGAAATCCGTAGGCGCCACTTCTTTACAGGGTAACCAGTATGTTACAACCGAGACGGGAGGCTTGCTGCGGCGGAGCGCCGCGGGAGTCTGGACATTCCTCAGCCCAGGAACGCGTCCGGCCACGCCCTTTGCCTTGGCTACCGCCGGCCGGAACCTATGCATGGCCACCGACCTCGGGGTTTCCTGCTCACAGGATGGAGGTTCGCATTTCTCGACCATTTCCAGCGATAGGATAAACCCCAACGGCTATTCGATCGCCGTGGACCAGGAACGGGTGTATGCGAACGCTTTTATCAATGGCCCTATAGGTACCTTGTGGTCCCGGCGTCTTGGTGATTTCGACCCTTGGGTCGGGAAGGAAAATTACTTACAGGGACAACTCGTCGCCGCCAGGCCGGGACTGCTGATGCTTTTCGGCCGTTACTCGGGGGCTTACCGCTCCCTCGATCAAGGGGCCGGCTTCAAACCTTATGGCAAACAGACGTCCGGCACCCTCACCATGGTCGCGTTGGGTCGGAAGCTCTGGGTCGAAAACTCGGCGAAGGGCATCTACTCGAGCTCCGACTCCGGAATGCAATGGCACGGATGGAACGCGTGGAAAGGTCCGGAGGTGTCTTCCCTAGCCGTTTCCGACTCGATCCTTTTCGGCCTCGGGTTGGACGGGGTCATCCGGCAATCCACGGCAACGGATACCGGCTGGACGACCACGCCTGCCCCGCCAACCGATAGCCTCGTGATCCTCGCCGCCGGGGACTCCGTGCTTTATGCGGCGGGACCCGGTAAATTGTGGGTCCGTAACCTGTATGCTACCCCTGCGGCCGTGTCGTGGCGGCTTCCGAAGAACCCTTCCCGCCGATATTCCGCCAGCTCCCGCGCCGGTTTCTTCCCTCCGCGGGGAGGCGCGGCCCGCGATGCATTGGGCAAACGGGCCGGGGTGAGCGCCCCTAACGCCCAAATTCCGCAAGGCCACGGCGGTTTGGAACCGGAACGAAACCGGAAGACGATAAAAGGCGACTGATACCTAGGGCGCCGCTTTCCAGCGCCCGCCGGCATGAATGCCGGATTCCGA contains:
- a CDS encoding transcriptional repressor — encoded protein: MGDSKDKLHPEAHGLYSDFLKKNKMFFTKERTRLLDFILGQEGHFSADELLFGMQKADLKVSRATLYRSLSQLVEAGILSESDFGHGHTHYEIALGSKPHVHLICTDSGDVREVYSQKLEDALNDLARKEGFKIKRYKIQVFGVSKASRKDSAKS
- the dacB gene encoding D-alanyl-D-alanine carboxypeptidase/D-alanyl-D-alanine-endopeptidase; amino-acid sequence: MKALAFGLLFAFAASDTSKADSAGKAAPAPKTGTTAEAKAQTPAKPAPVGAGNPAATHTPESTTPSEAATLGAPNAPAQSALTPVAHNYVTQVSPFLKKDLEAVYQRSHVHGKLGFSVYSTRYQRFEAQLNDTDWFTPASCLKLIVTSAALDTFPINYFPATIMDVLGSVQNRTLTGKVRISGQGDPNISDRFFPDAMSPLEPFLDTLKAMGIDTVRGMVEVTDTFFTGPHRPEAWKQHHFNTWYGAEVSAMSYNDNTFVLKVGPGAKPNDPAVVTVTPDVGYVRIVNKAKTVAGGKRRIVPAQNPDSTVVTLSGHIGTRAEGFQMILPVRNPTAYFRASILKAMALRGMIVKPESVAANVPLAKSFRFVTAPLTDVVEEINQRSQNLHAELTLRQLGKFVNHDGSSAGGIRAEKAFLARQGLDTNDFKLFDGCGLSSSNKIKPRGMATLLAKMARHRYVADYIASLASPGLDGATGKRLRPYMQTHLIRYKTGSISGVQGLCGFAFGIDGDTLASALFINDFRGSPESASRLMDSLLVHVALFYNKERPALIEAHRLLSRPDAPAAYFDRLKFFSGALMDRPYFLGPTGEGRFGRIDPSPLIDLGRFDCVTLIESSMALALAAQPRDVLPRILALRYGSDTVDYPTRNHYFVEDWLKHNASFVKVARFPGDSLLHKAIDKKKFFAAKKLPYPQANPVAEIAYMPYAKALDMMSHWTFGEKFLGVAFVTDIPGLDVTHTGFLLADGKNPPILRNASLILHKVADMPFKEYLEGRKGKCAGVLFFEFLPPPT